One Mercurialis annua linkage group LG3, ddMerAnnu1.2, whole genome shotgun sequence DNA window includes the following coding sequences:
- the LOC126675447 gene encoding uncharacterized protein LOC126675447, translating into MFSFVVWMLIWLSSLYTLHALYSGNFFCTCCSLMCSSTCSSIYFLFDPYFVFVFVIPCSRMPLSRVEDACAAMAFTRSKLRRDEVLDIYFKYSFPFDYRVILPGADMAASDSPGSSCRAVLFEEQFAAGLRFPLDPFLVEVCRDLKVALGQLYPGTIRVVLAFSEACRLRGCAPSLKVLYHFVDFRKCDGCFVFALGREGRSRIYLPCLTSRWRRRFFIVYHKFAFLHFSDGFSSHPVRSYSSPLSLSESKLAFDISSCSIVSRPILDVLVNSHLRSRWFPLEDPPRGLADLCYSFVQDLDVPMGGPDVPIADVIPGDIVVDGAPVDIPLAPAEVALPEVIVINDDDGDDSAVPVGDEAIPSLLPPLASSIVSGGVGGVASEGPVVADSGEISLGRDPDSPSRKRRRVVDDSPTRESFPGSSSSAPDLVQWVEGQDPASLLNPRVLAEYIRTLAIPDDVTWFCGRPGQELSDLACFHGFSALQSVLVLNDRRQCAEEEVERLSALLATSESERAKLKASLEEHDSLLAQLKAQDAINDRQVKVIEKKTDDLTQEIEELIRINSLVGGERDSLRTEVEGLHIRLLDTKAFYSALISEYRLAIGKKLLEQNPNIDLSGVNGLDPQAIARDLLVKISKDRV; encoded by the exons atgttttctttcgtcgtttggatgttaatatggctttcttctttgtataCTCTCCATGctttatattctggaaatttcttctgtacttgttgttctttgatgtgttcttcaacgtgttcttcaatatattttttgtttgatccttattttgtgtttgtgtttgtgattccctgttctaggatgcctcttagtcgagtggaagatgcttgcgctgctatggcttttacccgatcgaagcttcgtagggatgaagtcttagatatctattttaagtatagttttccttttgattatagggtaatattacccggtgccgaCATGGCTGCGTCTGACTCTCCcggatcttcttgtagggcggttctttttgaagagcaatttgctgctggtcttaggtttcctttggatccctttttagtagaagtgtgtagggatttaaaggttgctctagggcaactttaccctggtacgattagagtagtgctcgccttttcggaggcatgtaggctccggggctgtgccccttctctcaaagtgttatatcattttgtagactttaggaagtgtgatggctgcttcgttttcgcccttggtagagaagggcgatctcgtatttatcttccttgcctaaccagtcgctggcgaaggcgcttctttattgtctatcataaatttgcttttcttcatttttcggatggtttttcttctcatccagttcggagctattcttctcctttaagtttatccgagtcaaagCTTGCTTTTGACATATCTTCCTGTAGTATTGTGTCGCGTCCCATTTTAGATGTcttggttaatagtcatcttcggagtcgatggtttcctttggaggatcctcctcgaggcttggcggatctttgctactcttttgttcaag atttggacgttccgatgggtggtcctgacgttcctatcgccgacgttattcctggcgacattgTCGTGGATGGGGCTCCTGTTGATATCCCCCTAGCTCCCGCCGAGGTAGCGTTGCCTGAGGTTATTGTTataaatgatgatgatggtgatgactcGGCTGTTCCAGTCGGCGACGAGGCGATTCCGTCACTACTcccccctctagcatcatctatcgtttcggggggagttgggggtgtggcctcagaggggcctgttgttgctgattcgggggagatttctctaggtcgagacccggattctccgtctagaaaAAGACGTCGAGTTGTCGATGATTCTCCTAcgagggagagttttcctggaagctcttcttctgctccagacttggttcaatgggtcgaaggtcaggatcctgccagtttgctgaatccgagagtgctagcggaatatatccggactttggcgattcctgatgatgtcacgtggttctgtggtaggccgggtcaggagctttccgatctggcttgttttcatggtttctct gcccttcaatctgttctggtattgaacgaccgccgacagtgtgccgaggaggaggtcgagcgtctgtctgctcttttggcgacttccgagtctgaaagggcgaaattgaaggcctctttggaagagcatgattcccttctggcgcagctcaaggcgcaggatgcgattaatgatcgtcaagtgaaagtgattgagaaaaagaccgatgacttgactcaagagatcgaggagctcattcggatcaattcccttgttggtggggagagggatagTCTTAGAAcggaggttgaaggtcttcacatccgtctgctagatacgaaggctttttactctgctctgataagcgagtatcgccttgcgattgggaagaagcttctggagcagaatcccaatattgatctttctggggttaacgggttggatccccaggccatcgcccgTGATCTCCTCGTCAAGATTTCTAAAGACCGTGTTTAG